The bacterium genome segment TTATTGGATGGTCCTAAGCCGATCATCCCTGCAATAATAAATCCGCCATCTTTAGTTTGTTGAACCGATAGCCCCTCATCCCAGTCGTATCCGCCGAAAGTTTTAGTCCATAAAGAATTCCCTGAAGAATTTGTTTTAATGAGATATACGTCGGAATTCCATCCTGTCCCGGAAACGAATGTATATCCTGCAATTATGAAGCCTCCATCCGTAGTTTGCTGAACAGACTTTCCCCCATCATCACTAGTTCCACCATAGGTTCTTGTCCAGAGAGTATCGGGAGCGGAGGCGAATAAGTTTGTTCCTGCAATGATAATAAATGCAAACAAATATTTTCTCATTTTTCTCTCCTATTTCATTAAGATTAGGGATGAACCACTTCGGGTTCACCCTTTCATTTCATTAGAATTAATTTTTTTGTCTCCTTGTAGTTGCCTGCTTTGAATTTCGCAAAGTATATGCCTGTTGGATAGTCTTTTGAATTCAGTTCTGCTTTATAATATCCCGGTATCTGCTCCCCATTAACCAAGGTCTTTACGCATCTGCCGGTTAAATCGTAGAGTTTAAGGGAGATAAGAGTTTTATTGGCTAATTGATAATTGATGGTTGTTTTTCGTATAACCGGGTTGGGAAAGATATTCAGGGAGTATGCCTGTTTGTAGGATTGTTCTTCCGTCCCTACCACAGAGTAGAATTTCCCCCATATACGCATTGTATTTGCAGGCCGGTTGTTAATAGTAGGCACAAAACCGGAATATGTAATAAGCAATTGGTTATCCGCTCCTTTTACAACCGATGGTGTATTCTGATTACCGATTTGTGTTGATACAGCAAAAGAATCAACTACTTTGCCGGATGTATTTACTCGAGAGCCATAAATGTCAGGATTATCTATACATTCGTTACGATAGTCATCCCATAGTACAAAATAATGGGTGCCATCGAAGTTAATGGAAGGTGTTCTTTGGTTATAAGATGCAGTAGAAATAGGAAGTCCGCCGGTATCTAAAACTATTCCTGAATTATCCACCCGGGTACCATAAATGTCCAAATAGAAGCTACGGTAATCCTCCCAAACTACGAAATAGTTAGCGCTATCCGAAGATACTTTAGGGTTAAAGACATATTGCTTTCTTATAGGAGTGATATGTATTGCGTTTGAGTCTAATGCGACGCCTTCAGGATTTACTCGATTAGCATAAACGGCAGAAGCGCTCCAATTATCCTGAATAGAATATACTACTAAATAATTAGTCCCATTAAAGGCAATTGAAGGAGGCGATAGTATACACCACGCGTAAAAGAAGCTATCGGGAAGAGTAGAAATATGAATTTCTTCGGTATCTAAAACTGTTCCGGAAGGATTTACGCGGGCGCCACAAATGTTAGCAGCACCCCTCCAACTTCCCCATACCACTAAATAGTTTACACCATCAAATGCTACTGATGTACCTGTCTGCCATGTTGAGTCATCAGAAATACTTATACCTAATGAATCTAAAACTTTTCCGGTTGGAGTTACTCTTGTGCCATAAATGTGATAATAATCAGTGCCGTACTGCTTACCTTCCCAGACTACAAAGTAATTTGTTCCATCAAAGGCAACAGAAGGATTTCTCTGAGAATAGCTTGCGGTTGAAATACGTATCCCTTGGGGGTCTAAAATTGTATTATTCCCGCTTATGCGAGCGCCATAAATATTCGGACATAAGTCATTACGATAATCCTCCCAAACTGTAAAATAATTTATCCCGTCAAAGGCTGCAGAAGGGGAATATTGAGAATATGCCGTAGTTGAGATAATATTTCCTCCTTGGTCTAAAACTGTTCCGGAAGTATCTACTCGTGCTCCATAAATATGTTCATAGTCTTCTATACGCTCTCTCCACACTAAAAAGTAATTTGTGCTATCAGTTCCTATAGAAGGATATAACTGTGTAAATGGCGCAGTTGATAGGGGAATTCCCTGTGTGTCCAAAACTATACCACCGGTATTAATCCGTGCGCCATAAATATCGCCGGTATCACTCCTGAAGTCAAACCATGCTACCAGATAATAAGGATTATTAAAGCATATAAAAGGTTCCTCCTGCCAATTTGGTGCAGTTGAAATGAGTATCTCCGGAGAGTCTAATATTGCACCGGAAGTATTCATTCGGACACCATAAATATCGGAACAGGTACCGGTAACCCGTAGGTCTCCCCAGACAACAAGGTAATTCGTGCCATCAAATGCAACAGTTGGACATCTCTGGTCTTCCTGTGCGGTAGAAATAGGAATTCCCGAAGTATCTGAGACTGTACCGTCCTGGCTTACAAACGTACCGTAAATATCCGTACTCTTACCGGGGTCATTACGGTTGTCTTCCCAGACTACAAAGTAGTTGGCGCCATCAAAGGCTATAAAGGGAGATGTTTTTACCGATGGTGCATCTGTTATGACAATTTTTGTTGTATCTAAAACTATGCCGGCAGGATTGATTCTTGTGCCATAAATATTACTTCCATATCTCCACACCGCAAAGTAGTTAGTTGTGCCAAAAATCAATGAAGGTTCAAGTCCCTGGGGTGAAATAGCAATTGCTTGTGAATCCAAAACTATCCCGGACGTACTTACTCGGGCACCATAAATACTGGTATCTCCATTCCAAACTACAAAGTAATTTGTACCATCAAATGCTACGGAAGGGTGCCAGGATGGCGCGGATGAAATAGCTATACCGGCGGAATCTAAAAATACGCCGGATTTACTTACTCTTGCGCCGTAAATGCGAGGATAATCAGTGCCGTAATGTTTATTTTCCCAGACTACAAAATAATTTGTACCATCGAATGCAATAGACGGTTTAAATCTATATTGGCTTCCGCCAACTGTAGGCACAAAAGCAATATTCGTATCAACAAGAAATTCGCCGGATTTGGAGGAGTTGAAACAGAGGTTGGGAGTAGCGTTGGAGTATGCAGAGATGGGTGGATAAGGGGAAGATTGTTCAAATCTGAGACCCCTGTCAGTGCCTTCAAATGAGATTTCTCCGTAGAAACCTTTGTAAATAACTTTACCGTTTCTTATTTCAGGTTTGCCATATACAGGGATAAGAGCATCTTCTGTATTATTTTCCTTTTCGGTAGCTTTCAGGATAACTCCATCCTCATCAAAGGTTGCTTTATAAGACTTGTCTTTTATTATTATTTGTTTTTTTTCTTTTATCGGGCAATGAGCAATTTGTTGTAGGATCTCGTTTGTATTGAAAGAAGGATTGATGTTAAATAAAGTTAATATAATAAATTT includes the following:
- a CDS encoding T9SS type A sorting domain-containing protein, whose product is MIKFIILTLFNINPSFNTNEILQQIAHCPIKEKKQIIIKDKSYKATFDEDGVILKATEKENNTEDALIPVYGKPEIRNGKVIYKGFYGEISFEGTDRGLRFEQSSPYPPISAYSNATPNLCFNSSKSGEFLVDTNIAFVPTVGGSQYRFKPSIAFDGTNYFVVWENKHYGTDYPRIYGARVSKSGVFLDSAGIAISSAPSWHPSVAFDGTNYFVVWNGDTSIYGARVSTSGIVLDSQAIAISPQGLEPSLIFGTTNYFAVWRYGSNIYGTRINPAGIVLDTTKIVITDAPSVKTSPFIAFDGANYFVVWEDNRNDPGKSTDIYGTFVSQDGTVSDTSGIPISTAQEDQRCPTVAFDGTNYLVVWGDLRVTGTCSDIYGVRMNTSGAILDSPEILISTAPNWQEEPFICFNNPYYLVAWFDFRSDTGDIYGARINTGGIVLDTQGIPLSTAPFTQLYPSIGTDSTNYFLVWRERIEDYEHIYGARVDTSGTVLDQGGNIISTTAYSQYSPSAAFDGINYFTVWEDYRNDLCPNIYGARISGNNTILDPQGIRISTASYSQRNPSVAFDGTNYFVVWEGKQYGTDYYHIYGTRVTPTGKVLDSLGISISDDSTWQTGTSVAFDGVNYLVVWGSWRGAANICGARVNPSGTVLDTEEIHISTLPDSFFYAWCILSPPSIAFNGTNYLVVYSIQDNWSASAVYANRVNPEGVALDSNAIHITPIRKQYVFNPKVSSDSANYFVVWEDYRSFYLDIYGTRVDNSGIVLDTGGLPISTASYNQRTPSINFDGTHYFVLWDDYRNECIDNPDIYGSRVNTSGKVVDSFAVSTQIGNQNTPSVVKGADNQLLITYSGFVPTINNRPANTMRIWGKFYSVVGTEEQSYKQAYSLNIFPNPVIRKTTINYQLANKTLISLKLYDLTGRCVKTLVNGEQIPGYYKAELNSKDYPTGIYFAKFKAGNYKETKKLILMK